A stretch of Pempheris klunzingeri isolate RE-2024b chromosome 19, fPemKlu1.hap1, whole genome shotgun sequence DNA encodes these proteins:
- the xpo7 gene encoding exportin-7 → MKWRKMADHVQGLAQLEILCKQLYETTDTAVRHQAEKALVEFTNSPDCLSKCQLLLERGSSSYSQLLAATCLSKLVSRTSNPLPLEQRIDIRNYVLNYLATRPKLAAFVTQALIQLYARITKLGWFDCQKDDYVFRNVIADVTRFLQDSVEHCIIGVTILSQLTNEINQADTTHPLTKHRKIASSFRDSSLFDIFTLSCNLLKQASGKNLNLNDESQHGLLMQLLKLSYNCLNYDFIGTSTDESSDDLCTVQIPTSWRSAFLDSSTLQLFFNLYHSIPPSLSPLVLSCLVQIASVRRSLFNNAERAKFLSHLVDGVKRILANPQCLPDPNNYHEFCRLLARLKSNYQLGELVKVENYPEVIRLIANFTVTSLQHWEFAPNSVHYLLSLWQRLAASVPYVKATEPHLLETYTPEVTKAYITSRLESVHVILRDGLEDPLDDAGLVQQQLDQLSTIGRCEYEKTCALLVQLFDQAAQTYQELLQSTNSSAADITVQEGRLTWLVYIIGAVIGGRVSFASTDEQDAMDGELVCRVLQLMNLTDSRLAQAGNERLELAMLSFFEQFRKIYIGDQVQKSSKLYRRLSEVLGLNDETMVLSVFIGKIITNLKYWGQCEPITSKTLQLLNDLSLGYSSVRKLVKLSAVQFMLNNHTSEHFSFLGVNNQSNLSDMRCRTTFYTALGRLLMVDLGEDEDQFEQFMLPLTAAFETVAQMLSTNTFNEQEAKRTLVGLVRDLRGIAFAFNAKTSFMMLFDWIYPAYMPILQRAIELWYHDPACTTPVLKLMAELVHNRSQRLQFDVSSPNGILLFRETSKMITTYGNRILTLGEVPKDQVYGVKLKGVSVCFAMLKAVLSGNYVNFGVFRLYGDDALDNALQTFIKLLLSIPHSDLLDYPKLSQSFYSLLEVLTQDHMNFIASLEPHVVMYILSSISEGLTALDTMVCTGCCSSLDHIVTYLFKQLSRSTKKRPTPMATDDRFLHIMQQHPEMIQQMLSTVLNIIIFEDCRNQWSMSRPLLGLILLNEKYFADLRNSIVNSQPPEKQQAMHLCFENLMEGIERNLLTKNRDRFTQNLSVFRREVNDSMKNSTYGVNSNDMMS, encoded by the exons atgaaatggagaaaaatggcGGATCATGTGCAG GGCCTTGCCCAGCTGGAGATCCTGTGTAAGCAGCTATACGAGACTACCGACACCGCCGTCCGCCACCAGGCAGAGAAAGCTCTGGTGGAGTTCACCAACAGCCCCGACTGTCTCAGCAaatgtcagctgctgctggagagaggCAGC TCGTCGTACTCTCAGCTGCTGGCGGCCACCTGTTTGTCTAAACTGGTGTCTCGAACCAGCAACCCTCTGCCCCTCGAACAACGCATCGACATCC GGAACTATGTGCTGAATTATCTGGCGACGCGGCCGAAGTTAGCAGCCTTTGTGACCCAGGCTCTGATCCAGCTGTACGCCAGGATCACCAAACTGGGCTGGTTCGACTGTCAGAAAGATGACTACGTCTTCAGAAACGTCATCGCTGATGTGACGCGCTTCCtacag GACAGCGTTGAGCACTGCATCATAGGGGTCACCATCCTGTCCCAGCTGACTAATGAGATCAATCAG GCCGACACGACGCATCCCCTGACCAAACATAGGAAGATCGCATCGTCGTTCAGAGACTCTTCGCTGTTCGACATCTTCACTCTTTCCTGCAACCTCCTGAAACAG gctTCGGGGaagaacctgaacctgaacgATGAGTCTCAGCACGGCCTGCTGATGCAGCTGCTCAAACTCAGCTACAATTGCCTCAACTACGACTTTATAGGAACGTCCACGGACGAGTCGTCGGACGACCTCTGCACCGTTCAGATCCCCACATCATGGAGATCAG CGTTTCTTGATTCCTCCACACTGCAGCTCTTTTTCAATTTATATCATTCCATCCCTCCGTCCCTGTCCCCGTTG gtgttgtCGTGTCTAGTTCAGATAGCCTCTGTCAGGAGGTCTCTCTTCAACAATGCAGAACGAGCAAAGTTTCTCTCACATTTGGTGGACGGAGTGAAGAGGATACTAGCAAACCCACAG tgtttgccGGATCCTAATAACTACCACGAGTTCTGTCGCCTGCTGGCGAGGCTGAAGAGTAACTACCAGCTGGGGGAGCTGGTAAAAGTAGAAAACTACCCAGAAGTTATTCGCCTCATAGCCAACTTCACCGTCACCAGTCTGCAG CACTGGGAGTTTGCCCCCAACAGCGTTCACTACCTGCTGAGTCTGTGGCAGCGCCTGGCGGCGTCCGTCCCCTACGTCAAAGCCACGGAGCCTCACCTGCTGGAGACCTACACCCCAGAGGTCACCAAGGCCTACATCACATCACGGCTGGAGTCGGTCCACGTCATCCTCAG AGACGGTTTAGAAGACCCTCTGGACGACGCCGGGCTGGTGCAGCAGCAGTTGGACCAGCTGTCCACCATCGGGAGGTGCGAGTACGAGAAGACGTGTGCTCTGCTGGTGCAGCTGTTCGACCAGGCGGCTCAGACCtaccaggagctgctgcagtccACCAACTCCAGCGCCGCAGACATCACTGTGCAGGAGG GGCGGCTGACATGGCTGGTTTATATAATCGGGGCGGTGATCGGTGGACGGGTGTCGTTTGCAAGTACCGACGAGCAGGACGCCATGGACGGAGAGTTAGTCTGTCG ggtgCTTCAGCTGATGAATCTGACCGACTCTCGGTTAGCTCAGGCCGGCAACGAGAGGCTGGAGCTGGCCATGCTCAGCTTCTTCGAACAGTTCAGGAAGATCTACATCGGTGACCAGGTGCAGAAATCATCAAag CTTTATCGACGACTATCAGAAGTTCTGGGGCTGAACGACGAGACGATGGTACTCAGTGTCTTTATAGGGAAAAT catCACAAACTTGAAGTACTGGGGCCAGTGTGAACCAATCACCTCCAAGACACTCCAACTACTGAACGACCTCTCCCTCGG GTACAGCAGCGTGAGGAAGCTGGTGAAGCTCAGTGCTGTTCAGTTCATGCTGAATAACCACACA agcGAACACTTCTCCTTCCTGGGTGTGAACAATCAGTCCAACCTGAGCGACATGAGATGTCGGACCACCTTCTACACAGCACTGGGACGCCTGCTGATGGTCGACCTGG gtgAGGATGAGGACCAGTTCGAGCAGTTCATGCTGCCTCTGACAGCTGCGTTTGAAACCGTGGCTCAGATGTTGAGCACGAACACGTTCAACGAGCAGGAAGCCAAG AGGACTCTGGTGGGTTTGGTCCGGGACCTGCGAGGCATCGCGTTCGCCTTCAACGCCAAGACGAGCTTCATGATGCTGTTCGACTGGAT ATATCCGGCCTACATGCCCATCCTGCAGAGAGCCATAGAGCTGTGGTACCACGACCCAGCATGCACCACGCCGGTGCTCAAGCTGATGGCCGAGCTGGTTCACAACAG atCCCAGCGGCTCCAGTTTGACGTGTCGTCACCCAACGGGATCCTCCTGTTCAGAGAAACCAGCAAGATGATCACGACATACG GGAATCGTATCCTGACGTTGGGGGAAGTCCCGAAGGACCAGGTGTACGGCGTGAAGCTGAAGGGCGTCAGCGTGTGCTTCGCCATGCTGAAGGCGGTGCTCAGCGGGAACTACGTCAACTTCGGCGTCTTCCGTCTGTACGGCGACGACGCTCTGGACAACGCCCTCCAGACCTTCatcaaactgctgctgtccaTCCCCCACAGCGACCtgctg GACTATCCGAAGCTCAGCCAGTCCTTCTACTCTCTGCTGGAGGTGCTGACACAAGACCACATGAACTTCATCGCCAGTCTGGAGCCTCACGTCGTCATGTACATCCTGTCGTCAATATCAGAAGGACTCACAGCACTCG acacGATGGTGTGCACGGGCTGCTGCTCCAGTCTGGACCACATAGTGACCTACCTGTTCAAGCAGCTGTCCCGCTCCACAAAGAAGCGTCCCACTCCGATGGCGACCGACGATCGCTTCCTCCACATCATGCAGCAGCACCCTGAGATGATCCAgcag